The following DNA comes from Scomber scombrus chromosome 7, fScoSco1.1, whole genome shotgun sequence.
CTTCTTTCAAACACAAGGAAAACCCACCTGTAGTCCGGCCCCATGCCGCTGTACACCATGCCTATGTGTTTAGTGATGGGCTCCACTTTGTGAACGCTCTGCTCATCATACAGAATGGActtctgtttcttctctgtCGCCAGGACAACGCCATTTGAAGCTGAAAATTAAAAGAGAGCGTCACTGTTAGTGATTTCACAAATTctaactcattttcattcattttctcaaaTCAGCTTCACCTCCGCTTTGTCAACCACAGCATTTACAGATGCTGGAGAGTGCTTTGATTGCTACATCAGGGTCTGTTAGCTCAacccatttattttacatttctgcagATGGAGAGGTAAATCTTGAATTACTTTTTTACGCTTTATCACATTTACCTAACCAATTCTAGTTCTCTTTTTGTTAAGATTAAACTCTCCTAGTGTGGCACTCCTGCCTCATGCTTGGTCAACCATGGTATCTACAGATGCTGGTGAGTGCTTAGATTAATGTGCTACCATCTATTACCTCAactcactgattttattttattttattctaccTTTCTGCACACAACAAACTTTTAAACAAATTTAGTTCACCACTTTCGCTCTCCTTTTGTTAAGGTTAGAACCTGTCAACTGTGCACCAATTTAACCTACAGTCTAATGCCCTCTGCATTGCACACTCAGGAGAGATTACTTTGGAGAATGGAGGTAATACACTAGAAACAGTTCTACTTCCAATGTGATTTGACTTTTCTCGAAAATGGTGCAATAACCCTAAAAGAAACGCTCACAGCTCACTTTTGGTCCTAATATGAATTTGACTCCTTACCTTTGATGCCGACTGAAGGAGCTCCAGCCGCTACAGCTGCCAGGGCATATTCAATCTGGACCAGTTTACCTGAGGGGCTACAGAGACAAATACATGATGTTGCATTATTATAATGCTGCCATACTGGGGATAAATACACCATCACATTATGCACATATAATAATTACTGGAGTTGCAAGACCAAATTGATCGTgtaataacaatgaaaaaagacGAAACTGAAAGCAAAAGCTAAAACAACTGACTCATCTGAGCTAGCTAACTTTACGTCTCGAGATATTTAGCGAGTAAAACTGACCAGTTTCGGTCTGTTCAACAAAAGGCTCATAACTTCGATCATTACTGAAGTTTTCTTTATCAGTGATAACAACAGCATTGAATTACTgcatggtttcatttaaaacatgttagcCAGCGTGCTAACCGTTTAGCCGATTCATTATCCGGCAATGACAGTGCATCGACTACAACGGCTCCAAAAACCTTACTTTTAAGAGTAAATAGAAAATCGTTCATTCGCTTTATCAAGCTGCTGTTCAAAAATAACCACTATAGCCAGCAAGCATGGATGCCTGTTTCAATTTTATAGCTTTTATGACAAAATTTACCTAAATGTGGTGAGGGAGAAACTGTAGCCTCGTTCCGccatcttgttcttcttcttcgaCTGTGTGTTGATTGGCGGCTCGAGAATCTATTTGAAAGTGAACACCGCCACCTGGAAACCTGCGAGGGAACTACACCCTGCTGTcattaatacatccatggtgtGAAGTAGCCTACTGAAACCGACAGACAGAGACtgaaataaaccaataaaaggTTAAACATTTATCTGATTTATCTTTtctgtgtcttaaaacaacatcaCGCATATTTCAAGGTAAACTTGCTTtatgaaataattataatttggATTAAGGAAAGActctattaataattattattcagCATCATCAATACATTAGTATGCCAGACTTTAGTAATGTTGTGATAcgatgaaagagaaaaagggagatATCATAAATTGTTGctctctttttatatatttaatatcatttttaaaatgaaaaaatctaagtgatttgtttgacatttgttctttctctactaacagtctttttttttttaaagaacatcCTTAAGCATAATTTAAGATGATTAAAATTGGAAATGATTATGTTCCAGTTGAATTTGACAAGCACAGTCAAGCAAGATCACATATGGTGATAATAAAGAACCAATAAAAGATGATAACTGGAGGCAAAGGCTATAGTTTCTATAGTTATACATAATTTCTATACTTTATAGATAACTCCCATAGTTAGACATAGTTTCTATAGCTATATATAGTATAGATTGAAATCGAGATAGATAGTTACAGATTTCTATAGAACTATAGAAACTATTCATAACTTTATAGATAGTTTACTTTATATATATGTCTACAATTTAGAGCCagtctatatacacaaaataaCTTGTCTTGGTTTGGAGAGCTGACTTCAAAAGTACCAGTGGGTTTTGGTTGAATCACGGAGTATAAAGGCACTGAGGTGCAGTTATACAGATTGACCAGtagatggaaataaaatgctgaAATCTGTCTTGTCCTGAGACAATTAACAGACGAAGAAGTATAGCTTATTGTCGGTGTTTGATGACGTATACTGTATCTCGATGACCGTGAGCTGTTTGACATGTTAGAAGGAGTGAAAACGTGCTGACAACAGACATGATGAATTTATCTGCGTTAGTGCACAGCCTCAGATGTTCTTTGCTACACATTGAGAGCAGACTTCTGCAGGCGGCTGGACTGACGCTGGACAGACAGCTGGGTGAGTGGACTGCTGGACATCAGGACGCTAGTTAGCTAATGCTAACCATGCtatcaggacacacacacacacacacacacacacacacacacacacacacacacacacacacacacacacacacatttccattaAATTCAACCAAAGTGTTACCTCTTATTACCTGTTATCAGCAGCTTTATCTTCTCTTAGTTGTCCTTCTATACCTGCCTCCCATGTTCTGCTCACCCCGAACTTGCTGAGTTGTTTTTCACCTGTTTGTCTGCTATGTGCAGCTCCAGCTCTGGCAGTGAACGGCCCCAGTCTGCTGCCTCAGATCCAGcctgaggtggaggaggaggatatgGAGGAGCAGCCTCCTGGCATCCTGGACAGCATCCTGTGGATGGCAGCACCAAAGAAGAGACGCACCATAGAGATTAACAGGACCAGGAGGAGAGCTGACGCCAAACTCCTTAAAGTCAAGGTAAGTGAAATGGAGACATTCATGGATCATCTTAATGGGGATTTCACATCAGAACACAGCTGTAACAATTATTGTCTCCATTAGACTCATGAGACTCTGTCTGTACTGATAGATTAGAAGCAATTAGCAAATGTTTTGAGATGTCAGCTTTTACTTAATTCTCTTCAcagacattattttatttcatgtgtatttgtatagAGACAAGTATACAGTATGAACTAATGCCACATACCATAGTATTTATACCCTAAGCTACTTTGCAGTGCCCATGTCTAGATGGAGACTCTACAGTAAAATGCCTGTGCAGtttaattcaatccaatacaacagctctttTTTCAAGTTTATACATTATCAGTTTTgctgacattgtcaaaaaggtgatgGTGGCGTACTAGGATGAATTATATTGAAtgatgttcctaatattttgcccccttcatgtatgttaatggagttgacaaaatattaggaacaccgtCCAATACAGTGCACCCTAAtacatcaccatcacccactatgacatcaataataaacataaagtagaattccTTCTTGACAATGTTTACACcaactataaatgtataaacttgACAAATATAGAATGTATAGCagag
Coding sequences within:
- the mrpl32 gene encoding 39S ribosomal protein L32, mitochondrial, with the translated sequence MMNLSALVHSLRCSLLHIESRLLQAAGLTLDRQLAPALAVNGPSLLPQIQPEVEEEDMEEQPPGILDSILWMAAPKKRRTIEINRTRRRADAKLLKVKNNIEPCPECGHLKQKHILCGFCYAKVCRETALIRHQINAMEGGPLRAPATETVVLYEGETPSQQDKDKRTVERARKRPAWFSQ